A stretch of Podospora bellae-mahoneyi strain CBS 112042 chromosome 5, whole genome shotgun sequence DNA encodes these proteins:
- the CCT7 gene encoding T-complex protein 1 subunit eta (COG:O; EggNog:ENOG503NVKZ) — translation MSFGGQTPTIIVLKEGTDTSQGKGQIISNINACLAVQATIKSTLGPYGGDLLMVDANGKQTITNDGATVMKLLDIVHPAARILVDIARSQDAEVGDGTTSVVVLAGEILKEVKEHVENGVSSQIIIKGLRRASTMAVNKIKEIAVNTTEGNRRDTLEKLAATAMTSKLIKRNTEFFTKMVVDAVLSLDQEDLNEKLIGIKKIPGGSLTDSLFVNGVAFKKTFSYAGFEQQPKSFKKPKIVCLNVELELKAEKDNAEVRVEHVSEYQAIVDAEWQIIFKKLEALHETGAKVVLSKLPIGDLATQYFADCDIFCAGRVSADDMERVVQATGATIQSTCSDIRAEHLGTCESFDERQIGGERFNFFEGCPSAKTCTLVLRGGAEQFIAEVERSLHDALMIVKRAIRNKTIVGGGGATEMEISAYLHRFADRDVAHKQQAIIKSFAKAMEVIPRQLCDNAGFDATDILNRLRVEHRRGNTWAGVDFVNEGTTDMMERFVWEPALVKINAIQAATEAACLILGVDETIRNEESAAPQAPGAALRPGDAQRALGGRGRGRGMPRR, via the exons ATGTCTTTCGGAGGCCAAACACCCACCATCATTGTCCTGAAAGAGG GGACCGACACCTCTCAGGGCAAGGGCCAGATCATCTCCAATATCAACGCCTGTCTCGCCGTTCAGGCCACGATAAAGTCTACTCTCGGCCCCTATGGCGGTGATCTCCTCATGGTCGATGCCAACGGCAAGCAGACCATCACCAATGATGGTGCCACCGTCATGAAGCTCCTGGACATTGTCCACCCCGCCGCCCGCATCCTCGTCGATATTGCCCGGTCACAAGACGCCGAAGTCGGTGACGGTACTACCTCCGTCGTTGTTCTCGCCGGCGAGATCctcaaggaggtcaaggagcaTGTTGAGAATGGGGTCAGCTCAcagatcatcatcaagggTCTCAGGAGAGCGTCGACCATGGCGGtgaacaagatcaaggagattgcTGTCAACACAACCGAGGGCAACAGGAGAGACACACTCGAGAAGCTCGCTGCCACCGCCATGACCAGCAAGCTTATCAAGCGTAACACCGAGTTCTTCACAAAGA TGGTCGTCGACgccgtcctctccctcgaTCAAGAAGACCTCAACGAAAAGTTAATAGGCATCAAGAAGATCCCCGGCGGTTCCCTTACCGACTCCCTCTTCGTAAACGGTGTCGCCTTCAAGAAGACCTTCTCCTACGCCGGTTTCGAGCAGCAGCCCAAGTCcttcaagaagcccaagattGTCTGCCTGAACGTCGAGCTTGagctcaaggccgagaaggacaaCGCCGAGGTCCGCGTCGAGCACGTATCCGAGTACCAAGCCATCGTCGACGCCGAATGGCAAATCAtcttcaagaagctcgaAGCCCTGCATGAGACCGGTGCCAAGGTTgtcctctccaagctccccaTTGGTGACTTGGCTACCCAATACTTCGCTGATTGCGACATCTTCTGCGCTGGTCGTGTGTCCGCCGATGATATGGAGCGTGTTGTTCAAGCCACCGGCGCCACTATCCAGAGCACCTGCTCCGACATCCGCGCCGAGCATCTCGGCACATGCGAGTCCTTCGACGAGAGACAAATCGGCGGCGAGCGCTTCAACTTCTTTGAGGGCTGCCCCTCCGCCAAGACCTGCACTCTTGTCCTCCGAGGTGGTGCTGAGCAGTTCATCGCCGAGGTTGAGCGCTCTCTCCACGACGCCCTCATGATTGTCAAGCGCGCCATCCGCAACAAGACTattgttggcggtggtggtgccacAGAAATGGAGATTTCCGCCTACCTCCATCGGTTCGCCGATCGCGACGTAGCCCACAAGCAGCAAGCTATCATCAAGAGCTTCGCCAAGGCCATGGAGGTCATCCCCCGCCAGCTCTGCGACAACGCCGGGTTCGACGCGACTGATATCCTCAACAGACTCAGAGTTGAGCACAGAAGGGGCAACACCTGGGCGGGTGTTGACTTTGTCAACGAGGGCACAACAGACATGATGGAGAGATTTGTTTGGGAGCCTGCGCTGGTCAAGATCAATGCTATTCAGGCTGCCACGGAGGCTGCGTGCTTGATTTTGGGCGTGGATGAGACGATTAGAAACGAGGAGAGCGCGGCTCCTCAAGCCCCAGGTGCTGCTCTGCGTCCTGGTGATGCGCAGAGGGCacttggtgggagggggcgtGGAAGGGGTATGCCCAGGCGGTAA
- a CDS encoding hypothetical protein (EggNog:ENOG503PEAS; COG:S), whose amino-acid sequence MDPAAPIPNYDNPESIGYRLVIVAVVFPVLALCFLVPRLYTASHIIRKWHPDDYLVIVAFLFTIANSTVCIIQTTLGMGNHIWDLPFPKFQFMMKLGMIGGAMTYNLTTLFVKMSILSFYLRFATANHKFRIAVYVVMFFVVGYTIPNAFLFLYICKPMQYYWDWTIEGGTCINQQAVFDSANILNMATDFIILVMPIWMLWDLRVGIRRKVGVVGILMAGVYSVCGVSTMRMVTAMTGANEMDISRHYVKNLIWCIVEMDIGIVCACLPSLRAFFRRFFPNMFVFSSAFEERLTATLTFRRGRELSSQPNVLQFRSTDPDNQSNSSQDITDQRAWWRRKATGPDVEKADQKQATDESSVQVVEKSALGSDSGKI is encoded by the exons ATGGATCCCGCAGCTCCAATACCGAACTACGACAACCCCGAGTCGATCGGCTACAGACTCGTtattgttgctgtggtgtttCCAGTTCTTGCGCTATGCTTTTTGGTCCCGAGGTTGTACACAGCCAGCCATATCATTCGAAAATGGCATCCAGATGATT ACTTGGTAATCGTCGCGTTT CTCTTCACCATTGCCAACTCGACCGTCTGCATCATCC AAACCACGCTCGGCATGGGAAACCACATCTGggacctccccttccccaagttTCAATTCATGATGAAGCTCGGCATGATCGGCGGCGCCATGACctacaacctcaccaccctcttcgtcAAGATGTCCATTCTGTCCTTCTACCTCCGCTtcgccaccgccaaccacAAGTTCCGGATAGCGGTTTACGTGGTCATGTTTTTTGTGGTTGGGTACACCATCCCCAACGCGTTTCTGTTTCTGTACATATGCAAACCGATGCAGTATTACTGGGACTGGACGATTGAGGGGGGCACGTGCATCAACCAGCAGGCGGTGTTTGATTCGGCTAATATACTGAACATGGCGACGGATTTCATAATTTTGGTGATGCCGATTTGGATGCTATGGGATTTGAGGGTGGGGATTAGGAGGaaggtgggtgtggtgggcATTTTGATGGCGGGTG TTTACAGTGTCTGCGGTGTGAGCACCATGCGCATGGTGACTGCGATGACGGGAGCCAACGAAATGGATATTTCACGGCATTATGTCAAAAACTTGATTTGGTG CATCGTCGAAATGGACATTGGAATCGTCTGCGCCTGTCTCCCATCACTCCGAGCCTTCTTCCGGCGCTTCTTTCCGAACATGTTCGTCTTCAGCTCAGCTTTCGAGGAAAGACTGACTGCTACGTTGACATTCCGACGAGGCAGGGAGCTAAGCTCGCAGCCGAACGTTCTCCAGTTCCGCTCTACCGATCCGGATAATCAGAGCAATTCCAGCCAAGACATCACTGACCAGAgggcttggtggaggaggaaagccACAGGCCCAgatgttgagaaggcggATCAAAAGCAAGCGACTGATGAGTCGTCAGTtcaggttgttgagaagagTGCCCTGGGCTCCGATTCAGGGAAGATATAA